In the Coffea eugenioides isolate CCC68of unplaced genomic scaffold, Ceug_1.0 ScVebR1_34;HRSCAF=178, whole genome shotgun sequence genome, one interval contains:
- the LOC113758020 gene encoding uncharacterized protein LOC113758020, translated as MEQMERRFQRMLEPIQDELLQLRASGTPKTSKSMRRRRGVEESSDGSNNDDDDEEPRIRPRQRNQTGPTDVFKGIKMQIPEFKGRSDPETFLEWLSKIEMVFSCQNYTEVQKVQLATMEFTEYAVVWWDQIKKSRRRNGLPELIPWPELRAMMHTRFVPGHYTRDLYHRLQTLVQGNRSVDEYHKEMEILMLRADVQEDPEATMARFLSGLRPDIAERVELQHYMELHELVDKAIKVEQRLKRRGTTRSNFGNTTYSTNRPFQPRNDSRPSPNAPTPKPRFEGGKVGNPSISKPSSSTPKFEESRVQTRARDTRCFKCQGRGHIASQCPNQRTMIMMQNGEIVSEDEAEYEGKLPLDGGSDGESPNEEEFSAPEGHFGTALVARRALTARVKEDELQRENIFYTRCFVNQALCSVIIDSGSCTNVASSLMVDNLKLPTRDHPRPYKLQWLNNSGEVRVTKQVLISFQIHKYSDEVLCDVVPMQASHIILGRLGSLTDR; from the coding sequence ATGGAGCAAATGGAGAGGCGTTTCCAACGCATGCTAGAACCCATTCAAGATGAGTTGCTACAACTCCGAGCGTCTGGAACACCAAAAACCTCTAAATCCATGCGAAGGCGAAGGGGCGTGGAGGAGTCGTCCGATGGTtccaataatgatgatgatgatgaggaaccTCGAATTCGACCAAGGCAAAGGAACCAGACTGGACCTACCGATGTATTCAAGGGAATCAAGATGCAAATCCCTGAGTTCAAAGGACGGTCCGATCCCGAGACCTTTCTCGAATGGTTATCCAAGATCGAAATGGTCTTTTCTTGCCAAAACTACACCGAGGTGCAAAAGGTGCAATTGGCCACCATGGAATTCACTGAGTACGCTgtggtttggtgggaccaaatcAAGAAGTCTAGAAGGAGAAATGGGCTACCTGAGCTTATTCCATGGCCCGAGCTTCGAGCCATGATGCACACCCGCTTTGTACCTGGACATTACACTAGGGATTTATACCACCGGTTACAAACCTTGGTCCAGGGCAACCGGAGTGTGGATGAGTAccacaaggagatggagatcctGATGCTTAGAGCGGATGTACAAGAGGATCCTGAAGCCACCATGGCGAGATTCTTGAGCGGGTTACGACCCGATATTGCTGAACGAGTGGAACTTCAACATTATATGGAGTTGCATGAGCTTGTAGACAAGGCTATTAAGGTCGAGCAAAGGCTCAAGCGGAGGGGTACCACTCGATCGAATTTCGGCAATACCACCTACTCTACCAACCGCCCATTCCAACCAAGGAATGATTCTCGGCCTTCACCAAATGCTCCTACACCAAAGCCGAGATTCGAGGGAGGTAAGGTGGGCAACCCTAGTATTAGTAAGCCGTCCTCTTCTACTCCAAAATTTGAGGAGTCTAGGGTACAAACTAGAGCTCGTGATACTcgatgcttcaaatgccaaggtagAGGCCATATTGCTAGTCAATGTCCCAATCAAAGGACTATGATTATGATGCAAAATGGTGAGATCGTGAGTGAGGACGAAGCCGAGTACGAAGGCAAACTACCTCTTGACGGAGGTAGTGATGGGGAATCACCAAATGAAGAGGAGTTTAGTGCACCCGAGGGTCATTTTGGGACTGCATTGGTTGCAAGGAGAGCATTAACTGCACGTGTTAAGGAGGACGAGCTTCAACGGGAGAACATCTTCTACACCAGGTGCTTCGTCAACCAAGCACTTTGTAGTGTGATTATTGATAGTGGGAGCTGCACAAATGTAGCTAGTTCACTCATGGTGGACAACTTGAAGTTGCCTACAAGGGATCACCCGCGACCCTACAAACTCCAATGGCTCAACAACTCTGGGGAGGTTCGAGTAACCAAGCAGGTTCTTATATCCTTCCAAATCCATAAATATTCTGATGAAGTATTATGTGATGTAGTTCCTATGCAGGCTAGTCACATTATACTAGGTAGGCTTGGCAGTTTGACAGACAGGTGA